A single window of Candidatus Abyssobacteria bacterium SURF_5 DNA harbors:
- a CDS encoding radical SAM protein: MKILFISSNRLKRVMPPMPLGLASVIAQIDEGSHQIRVLDLMFLDEPEKELRETLSDYRPDLIAISIRNLDNQSSLYSEYFLPEAKALIELCRRHCSAVIVIGGPAFTVSPQAVLAYLKADFGIAGEGEIAFSELVERLEAKKDWSDIPGLVWREHEAVRSNPMKFIENLDALRLPRRDLFDNERYAFERGLANIVVKQGCAFNCLYCDSPFTLGRRWRMKSPERVADELEIMQKDDGISMAYFSDPIFNCPAEHAQAVCEAIKRRDLGIRWVASFHPAFIDRHLLSHMREAGCILISLGCDSCSDKMLKTLRKGFTKDQLAAAIGSLEEMEMNYILSLLIGGPGENRETVEETIRFLEPLNPFLLDFCAGIRIMPHTDLADIAVREGVIAPDDPLMEPRFYCSGDVREWIEEYLREACSRHSNWTLAHNEP; encoded by the coding sequence GTGAAGATACTGTTTATCTCGTCGAACAGATTGAAGCGGGTAATGCCGCCGATGCCATTGGGTCTGGCGAGCGTTATAGCGCAGATCGATGAGGGAAGCCATCAAATCCGGGTGCTTGACCTGATGTTCCTTGATGAGCCCGAAAAGGAATTGCGAGAAACGTTATCCGATTATCGGCCGGACCTGATAGCGATCTCGATTCGCAATCTGGATAACCAGTCTTCCTTGTACAGCGAATATTTCCTGCCGGAGGCAAAGGCGCTGATTGAACTGTGCCGCCGGCACTGCAGTGCAGTTATCGTGATTGGCGGACCTGCCTTCACAGTTAGTCCGCAGGCCGTTCTTGCCTATTTGAAAGCCGATTTCGGGATAGCCGGCGAAGGTGAGATCGCCTTTTCCGAGCTTGTCGAGCGGTTGGAGGCCAAAAAAGACTGGAGCGACATCCCCGGGCTCGTGTGGCGGGAGCATGAGGCAGTTCGTTCAAATCCAATGAAGTTCATCGAGAACCTGGATGCCCTGCGACTGCCGCGTCGCGACCTGTTCGATAACGAGCGATATGCCTTCGAGCGCGGGCTTGCCAACATTGTGGTGAAGCAAGGCTGCGCTTTCAATTGCCTGTACTGCGATAGTCCCTTTACGCTGGGGCGGCGCTGGCGGATGAAATCGCCGGAGCGGGTGGCCGACGAGCTTGAAATCATGCAAAAGGATGATGGGATCAGCATGGCCTACTTTTCCGATCCCATATTCAATTGTCCTGCCGAACATGCGCAAGCAGTATGCGAAGCTATCAAGCGCCGAGACTTGGGGATTCGCTGGGTTGCTTCGTTTCATCCCGCCTTCATCGACCGGCATTTGCTTTCTCACATGCGCGAGGCCGGTTGTATCCTGATTTCGCTCGGCTGTGATTCATGTTCGGACAAGATGCTTAAGACTTTGCGGAAAGGGTTCACGAAGGATCAGCTTGCTGCAGCCATCGGTTCGCTCGAGGAAATGGAGATGAATTACATTCTCTCGCTGCTGATCGGCGGCCCGGGCGAGAACAGAGAGACGGTCGAGGAAACAATCAGGTTTCTGGAGCCGCTGAATCCGTTCCTGCTTGATTTCTGCGCGGGTATACGGATCATGCCGCACACGGATCTCGCCGATATCGCGGTGCGTGAGGGAGTGATTGCGCCGGACGATCCGCTGATGGAGCCTCGGTTTTATTGCAGCGGCGATGTTAGGGAGTGGATCGAGGAGTATCTGCGCGAGGCCTGCTCGCGCCATTCGAACTGGACGCTCGCGCACAATGAGCCGTAA
- a CDS encoding AEC family transporter — MLIIEVVFPVFAIIALGYLLARFTHLDTKTLSELVVNITSPCLVYVSIAKREIVAADWLVMGGAAAAIIFGTAVLMELYQRAAAIRSRGLFLPAMFMNSGNMALPFSLLAFGAPGFDMAIIFYVTVALLHYSIGVFIAKGRGGFQEIFRLPLIYAALAGLVSSLFRVQLPSFLFTPVEMLANVAIPLMILALGIQLHSLRVRSVRHAVAGVSIRMGGGFLIAVLFVLLFGIGGLSRKVIFLDSLMPPAVFNVVLAQKYAADPDAVASAIVIGTLLSVVVTPLYLFFAT, encoded by the coding sequence TTGCTCATCATCGAAGTAGTTTTTCCCGTATTTGCCATAATCGCGCTCGGATACCTTCTCGCGCGGTTCACACATCTGGACACGAAAACGCTGTCGGAACTGGTGGTGAATATAACCAGTCCGTGTCTGGTGTATGTTTCGATTGCAAAACGGGAGATAGTTGCCGCCGACTGGCTTGTTATGGGCGGAGCCGCTGCCGCGATAATATTCGGAACGGCTGTGCTGATGGAGTTGTATCAGCGGGCGGCGGCGATCCGATCACGGGGTCTTTTTCTGCCGGCGATGTTCATGAATTCGGGAAACATGGCGCTGCCGTTTTCGCTGTTGGCCTTCGGCGCTCCCGGGTTCGACATGGCGATAATTTTCTACGTTACGGTGGCGCTGCTGCACTATTCGATCGGTGTTTTCATTGCAAAAGGGCGCGGCGGGTTCCAGGAGATTTTCAGGCTTCCTCTGATTTATGCCGCGCTCGCGGGACTTGTCTCATCGCTGTTTCGGGTGCAGCTTCCCTCCTTTCTCTTCACGCCGGTTGAGATGCTGGCGAATGTGGCTATCCCGCTGATGATTCTCGCGCTGGGGATTCAGCTTCACAGCTTGCGCGTGCGCTCGGTGCGCCACGCGGTAGCGGGAGTAAGCATCAGGATGGGCGGCGGCTTCCTGATTGCAGTTCTTTTTGTGTTGCTTTTCGGGATCGGGGGATTGAGTCGCAAGGTTATTTTTCTTGATTCACTGATGCCGCCCGCGGTCTTTAACGTGGTGCTCGCTCAGAAATATGCTGCCGATCCGGACGCGGTCGCTTCCGCGATAGTGATTGGGACGTTGTTGAGCGTCGTGGTGACGCCGCTGTATCTTTTCTTTGCCACATAA
- a CDS encoding replication-associated recombination protein A — MELFDEEQKRLSQKNAPLAWRMAPRTLDEFVGQEQLLGEGKLLRRQIEGDRLSTAIFYGPPGTGKTALARIIANTSRASFQRLNAVTSGVADLRQLIDGARQRMLSSGRKTIVFVDEIHRFNRAQQDALLPDVEEGTITFIGATTQNPFFAVTAPLVSRSQIFKFEPLRPEHLSALLDRALTDKERGLGNMNIELTDEARAHWLTAAEGDGRRVLTALEIAAVTTSPDAEGVIHITLETAEESIQRKAIVYDGTGDEHYDTISAFIKSMRGSDPDAAIYWFAKMLEAGEDIRFIARRIVICAAEDVGNADPQALVVATAAMQASEFVGLPEAQIPLAQATIYVACAPKSNASYMAVEEARKHVREQPLFPVPKHLRDANYPGAKRFGHGKNYKYAHDYPGHYVKQVYGPPDKQFYRPSDQGEEVEIKKRLGELRKREQEENET, encoded by the coding sequence GTGGAGCTGTTTGATGAAGAACAGAAGCGGCTGAGCCAGAAGAATGCCCCGCTTGCGTGGCGGATGGCGCCGAGGACGCTCGATGAGTTTGTCGGGCAGGAACAGTTGCTTGGCGAGGGGAAGCTGTTGAGGCGTCAGATCGAGGGCGACCGGCTCTCGACCGCGATATTCTATGGTCCTCCGGGCACGGGCAAGACGGCGCTTGCGCGGATAATCGCAAACACTTCCCGCGCTTCATTCCAGCGGCTGAACGCAGTCACGTCGGGCGTCGCCGATTTACGCCAGTTGATTGATGGTGCGCGCCAGCGGATGCTGTCGTCGGGCCGAAAGACGATTGTGTTTGTCGACGAGATCCACCGGTTCAATCGCGCGCAGCAGGACGCGCTCTTACCGGACGTCGAGGAGGGCACGATCACCTTCATCGGGGCGACCACTCAAAACCCGTTCTTTGCGGTGACCGCGCCGCTGGTCTCACGCTCGCAGATATTCAAGTTTGAGCCACTGAGACCCGAGCATTTGAGCGCCCTTCTCGACCGCGCGCTCACTGACAAGGAGCGCGGTTTGGGTAACATGAACATAGAGCTGACGGACGAGGCCCGGGCCCACTGGCTGACTGCGGCCGAGGGCGACGGCCGGCGCGTTTTGACGGCCCTCGAGATAGCCGCGGTGACCACGTCGCCGGATGCGGAAGGTGTTATCCATATTACGCTCGAGACGGCGGAGGAATCGATCCAGCGCAAGGCGATTGTGTATGACGGCACGGGGGACGAACATTATGACACCATCTCGGCTTTCATCAAGAGCATGCGCGGGTCGGACCCGGACGCGGCCATATATTGGTTTGCGAAGATGCTCGAGGCGGGCGAAGACATTCGGTTCATAGCGCGGCGCATTGTGATTTGCGCGGCGGAAGACGTGGGCAACGCAGACCCGCAGGCGCTCGTGGTTGCGACGGCGGCGATGCAGGCGAGCGAATTCGTCGGGTTGCCGGAAGCCCAGATTCCGCTGGCGCAGGCAACGATTTACGTTGCGTGCGCTCCGAAGAGCAACGCGAGTTACATGGCTGTGGAGGAAGCGCGAAAGCACGTTCGCGAGCAGCCGCTTTTCCCTGTTCCCAAGCATTTGCGCGATGCTAATTATCCGGGCGCGAAGCGGTTCGGTCACGGCAAAAACTACAAGTATGCGCACGACTATCCCGGGCATTATGTGAAGCAGGTGTACGGCCCGCCGGATAAGCAGTTTTACCGGCCATCGGATCAGGGTGAAGAAGTCGAAATAAAGAAGAGGCTGGGAGAATTACGGAAGCGGGAGCAGGAAGAAAATGAGACTTGA
- a CDS encoding 3-oxoacyl-ACP reductase FabG — protein MKLHGKVALITGASQGIGNAISLSFAEHGAKIVINYLGHHKEALNLKEAIESKGSEAYLIRADISKPDEALSMVDQIIKKYKKIDVLVNNASVYLREGFFDCSEELFDKVIDTNLKSAFFCSQFAGKQMVKQKRGIIINISSNAAFMPKKGHGIVYGLSKTAIIYLTQSTALTLAPYVRVNCIAPGFTKTQMLPFIKSADELRKLSAKIPLKRINLPEDIANVVLFLASDDSRNITGQTLMVDGGFILK, from the coding sequence ATGAAATTACATGGCAAAGTGGCGCTCATAACCGGAGCTTCTCAAGGGATAGGTAATGCTATCTCATTAAGTTTTGCAGAACACGGAGCAAAGATAGTTATCAATTATTTGGGTCATCATAAGGAAGCTTTAAATCTCAAAGAAGCGATTGAAAGTAAAGGATCAGAAGCTTATCTGATAAGGGCGGACATTTCCAAACCTGATGAAGCCTTATCGATGGTGGATCAGATCATCAAGAAATACAAGAAAATCGATGTTCTGGTTAATAATGCGTCGGTATACCTCCGGGAGGGCTTTTTCGATTGCAGCGAGGAACTCTTCGATAAAGTAATAGACACCAATCTCAAGAGCGCTTTTTTCTGCTCTCAATTCGCTGGAAAGCAAATGGTAAAGCAGAAGCGCGGAATAATAATTAATATTTCTTCAAATGCGGCATTCATGCCGAAAAAAGGGCACGGTATCGTTTATGGTTTATCAAAGACAGCGATAATTTACCTTACTCAATCTACTGCTCTGACATTGGCTCCGTATGTAAGGGTGAACTGCATAGCTCCGGGCTTTACGAAGACACAGATGTTGCCATTTATCAAGTCAGCCGACGAGTTGAGAAAACTCTCAGCCAAAATACCTTTGAAAAGGATTAACCTTCCGGAAGATATTGCCAATGTTGTGCTCTTTCTTGCGTCGGACGATTCCAGAAATATCACCGGGCAAACACTTATGGTGGACGGAGGATTTATTTTAAAATAG
- a CDS encoding radical SAM protein produces MESDKNTPRKNDTEKVHNFAQKLLQPSLIEKLRSYVAWQRDVRAGIDSVPPNDAPISINLDLTTACNYRCGHCVDSRIINRSIAFEHENLLSSLDTLCRKGMRSVILIGGGEPTLYPGFEEVVSLLKSRGADVAVVTNGSNMQKVGQIAHLFGEKDWLRLSLDSGTNETFRAMHRPHAAISLEQICQDVKSLKQHHPNVVIGFSYVITWEGVNIKGREITPNINEIAIAARLAREHGFNFFSIKPILERDPSSAEVVGIPSKFSETIEKIGTAIRVARELETDNFRVLVSSNLRALKDDSLEAYKDQPENCHMTHFRNVLSPFGLFNCPACRGMEGASFGGKDSYAGDQNYGATMVQRARHIHSFNAKLKCRDVTCLYSPTNKYIEELIRHKGVSELKPSEEKGDYFL; encoded by the coding sequence ATGGAATCTGACAAGAATACACCGCGCAAAAATGATACCGAAAAGGTTCATAATTTTGCTCAGAAGTTGTTGCAACCATCTCTCATTGAAAAGTTAAGGTCTTATGTCGCCTGGCAGAGAGATGTCAGGGCGGGAATTGATTCAGTCCCACCGAATGATGCGCCGATCTCGATCAATCTGGATTTGACGACTGCCTGTAACTACAGATGTGGACACTGCGTAGATTCGAGAATCATAAACAGGTCGATTGCGTTTGAACATGAAAATTTATTATCTTCCCTTGACACACTCTGCAGAAAAGGAATGAGGTCGGTAATCCTGATTGGCGGTGGCGAGCCGACTCTTTATCCCGGATTTGAAGAGGTGGTCAGTCTTCTGAAATCCAGGGGGGCCGATGTTGCTGTTGTTACAAATGGAAGCAATATGCAAAAAGTTGGTCAGATTGCTCATTTATTTGGTGAGAAAGACTGGTTAAGGCTTTCCCTGGATTCCGGAACCAACGAGACATTCAGAGCAATGCATAGGCCTCACGCCGCGATCAGCCTGGAACAGATATGCCAGGATGTCAAATCTCTGAAGCAACATCATCCGAATGTGGTGATAGGGTTTTCTTATGTAATTACCTGGGAAGGGGTTAATATAAAAGGAAGAGAGATAACCCCCAATATCAATGAAATTGCCATTGCCGCCAGGCTGGCAAGAGAGCACGGGTTCAATTTTTTTTCAATCAAACCGATCTTGGAAAGAGACCCTTCTTCCGCGGAAGTCGTTGGAATTCCTTCCAAATTTTCCGAGACAATCGAGAAAATCGGGACCGCGATTCGGGTTGCTCGAGAATTAGAGACGGACAATTTCAGGGTTCTGGTAAGTTCGAACTTAAGAGCGTTAAAGGACGATAGTTTAGAAGCCTATAAAGATCAGCCGGAAAACTGTCATATGACTCATTTCAGGAATGTTTTGAGTCCTTTTGGGCTATTCAATTGTCCCGCGTGCAGAGGCATGGAGGGCGCCAGTTTTGGAGGCAAGGACTCCTACGCTGGAGACCAAAATTATGGCGCGACCATGGTTCAGCGCGCGAGGCATATACACAGTTTTAATGCCAAGCTGAAATGCCGGGACGTAACCTGTCTCTACAGTCCAACCAATAAATATATTGAAGAACTTATCCGACATAAAGGAGTTTCAGAGCTCAAGCCTTCAGAGGAAAAGGGAGATTATTTTTTGTAA
- a CDS encoding type IV pilus twitching motility protein PilT: MDMVEILKQTVARKASDLHLSIGRPPMMRIHGELEPQKDWKVLEAADTERLIMQIISEDQRKELNETLELDCSYSIPGTSRFRVNVYWRNGGMGAAIRTIPNKIPTIQELELPPVVERLTQAKNGLILVTGPTGSGKSTTLAAMIDMINRTRKDHIMTIEDPIEFVYEHNKALINQRELNAHTLSFTNALKHVLRQDPDVVLVGEMRDLETIASAITIAETGHLVFGTLHTMGAAQTIDRIVDVFPSYQQQQIRMQLAGGLRAVISQTLLARKSGGRVAAREIMIVTQGISSMIREGKTHQLYGQIQTGASEGMVTLEMDVARLLTRDTITYETAISAVNDVKTFLTIIERVPTQPAPPQHAKPAAPQPGAHKPQPPPRPTPPKDQRGSWWK, from the coding sequence ATGGATATGGTCGAAATTCTGAAACAAACCGTTGCAAGGAAAGCGTCCGATCTGCACCTATCGATCGGTCGTCCGCCGATGATGCGGATACATGGCGAGCTCGAGCCCCAAAAAGATTGGAAGGTGCTCGAGGCCGCAGACACCGAGCGACTCATCATGCAGATCATCTCCGAAGACCAGCGCAAGGAACTTAACGAGACGCTCGAGCTTGACTGCTCCTATTCGATTCCGGGCACATCGCGTTTCCGCGTCAACGTTTACTGGCGCAACGGCGGCATGGGCGCAGCAATCCGCACCATCCCCAATAAGATTCCCACGATCCAGGAACTCGAGCTCCCGCCGGTCGTCGAGCGCCTCACGCAGGCCAAGAATGGCCTTATCCTGGTAACCGGCCCGACGGGCAGCGGCAAATCAACCACGCTTGCCGCCATGATCGACATGATCAACCGCACGCGAAAAGACCACATCATGACGATTGAGGACCCAATCGAGTTCGTCTATGAGCACAATAAGGCTCTCATCAACCAGCGCGAACTCAACGCTCACACGCTCTCTTTCACGAACGCGCTCAAACACGTGCTCCGGCAAGACCCTGACGTCGTTCTCGTCGGCGAGATGCGCGATCTGGAGACTATCGCCTCCGCCATCACCATCGCGGAGACCGGCCACCTCGTGTTCGGAACGCTCCATACTATGGGCGCAGCGCAGACCATCGACCGCATCGTGGACGTATTCCCGTCATACCAGCAGCAGCAGATCCGTATGCAGCTCGCCGGTGGACTGAGGGCGGTCATCTCCCAGACGCTGCTGGCGCGCAAATCCGGAGGCCGCGTGGCCGCGCGTGAGATCATGATAGTCACGCAGGGTATCAGTTCCATGATCCGCGAAGGGAAAACACATCAACTCTACGGGCAGATACAGACCGGCGCCTCCGAAGGAATGGTAACCCTCGAAATGGACGTCGCCCGACTTCTCACACGTGATACCATCACGTACGAGACCGCCATCAGCGCCGTCAACGACGTCAAGACCTTCCTCACGATCATCGAGCGCGTCCCCACACAGCCGGCCCCGCCGCAGCACGCGAAGCCGGCGGCCCCGCAGCCGGGCGCGCACAAGCCGCAACCTCCTCCGCGTCCCACCCCGCCGAAGGATCAGAGGGGCTCGTGGTGGAAATGA
- a CDS encoding GAF domain-containing protein — MLNIDELKDIPLLRGLNVDDLRALAEAAEQREFPPGTEIFSEGSQDNSLFIILSGDVRISKSTASGEEKSIALLSQGGFFGEMALFDDYFRSATATAAGHVRVLQISKDSFTKLLSTAAGGASKLLLEIMKTLAPRIRQTNLELVSLYEAGRIIGKGGEPGKILSGLLSVLHEATLCTRGAAFLINQPAARLECRAAFGYDADPSSWTEPLEGGVAGEILSAEGATVIDDYQNKPLVHEIGPIGYETSSMLAVSLRIQGQPIGMIVLSDKTGSDGKPSRFTAGDMNILAGVAAQAAGAIESARLHEEAREKEKLDRVYYRF; from the coding sequence ATGCTGAACATAGATGAGCTCAAAGACATTCCCCTCCTCAGGGGTTTAAATGTAGACGACTTACGCGCTTTAGCCGAGGCCGCTGAACAGCGCGAGTTTCCTCCCGGGACCGAAATCTTCTCCGAAGGCAGCCAGGACAATTCACTCTTCATCATCCTTTCAGGAGATGTTCGAATCTCGAAGTCGACTGCATCGGGAGAAGAAAAATCCATCGCCCTTCTTTCCCAAGGTGGATTTTTCGGAGAAATGGCTCTTTTTGACGATTATTTCCGCTCGGCGACCGCCACCGCAGCCGGCCATGTCCGCGTTCTACAGATCAGCAAAGACTCATTCACAAAATTGCTTTCAACGGCAGCCGGCGGCGCATCCAAATTGCTGCTCGAGATCATGAAGACCCTCGCCCCTCGCATCCGCCAGACCAACCTCGAATTGGTTTCTTTGTACGAGGCCGGCCGCATTATCGGCAAGGGCGGCGAACCCGGAAAAATCCTTTCGGGCTTGCTTTCGGTCTTGCATGAGGCGACTTTGTGCACTCGAGGCGCTGCTTTTCTCATCAATCAGCCCGCCGCCAGACTGGAATGCCGGGCCGCCTTCGGATATGATGCCGATCCTTCAAGCTGGACCGAGCCGCTTGAAGGCGGAGTCGCGGGTGAAATACTGAGCGCTGAAGGAGCAACGGTCATCGATGATTACCAGAACAAACCGCTCGTCCACGAGATCGGTCCGATCGGCTACGAAACATCCTCAATGCTGGCCGTCTCCCTGCGAATTCAGGGACAGCCGATCGGCATGATCGTCCTGTCCGATAAAACAGGCAGTGACGGCAAACCCTCTCGCTTTACTGCAGGCGACATGAATATTCTGGCCGGCGTCGCGGCACAGGCGGCTGGCGCTATCGAGAGTGCACGCCTGCATGAGGAAGCCCGCGAAAAGGAAAAACTGGATCGGGTATATTATCGGTTTTAG
- a CDS encoding GNAT family N-acetyltransferase → MKQSTLTTEIRKTRASDVPALVQMWHEFSREHERMVVKKTKAFRSFYARKADVLETVNRFFRKNVRSRNWAVFIAESCGRPAGYLSITIKKNPPVYRIDRIGYIDSIFIRKPYRNSGLSSVFKGAAVEWFRRKGLSHMSINVAPENAHAYSIYKKWGFLDFHTELRAKI, encoded by the coding sequence ATGAAACAAAGCACACTCACCACCGAAATCCGTAAGACCCGGGCATCGGATGTGCCCGCGCTGGTTCAGATGTGGCACGAGTTTTCGCGCGAGCACGAGCGAATGGTTGTCAAAAAGACCAAAGCGTTCCGCTCCTTTTATGCCAGAAAGGCGGACGTCCTCGAAACAGTCAATCGTTTCTTCCGAAAGAACGTGAGGTCGCGCAATTGGGCCGTCTTCATCGCAGAATCTTGCGGAAGGCCAGCCGGATACCTCTCTATCACCATAAAAAAGAACCCGCCAGTCTACAGGATAGACAGGATCGGCTACATCGATTCCATTTTCATCCGCAAGCCGTACCGTAATTCCGGCCTCTCTTCTGTATTCAAAGGTGCCGCCGTGGAATGGTTCCGCCGCAAAGGGCTGAGCCACATGTCTATCAATGTCGCGCCGGAAAATGCGCATGCGTATTCGATCTATAAGAAGTGGGGCTTTCTCGATTTTCATACTGAGCTCCGGGCGAAAATTTGA
- a CDS encoding flavodoxin family protein, with the protein MKVIAINGSPRKNGNTATMLQEILAGAAEKGAETRFIHLNDLNMKGCQGCLVCRENLGTCAYQDDFQDILEEMKKADAIALGTPIYAFNVTGQFKCLLDRCFCFTEADEETGYRSVLPQGKKIALVTSQGNEDAEAYRNIIDYLQLLFSFLSSSSPQLIVQAGTEDKDSARKDVSILNRAREIGGSFFPNEGM; encoded by the coding sequence ATGAAAGTCATTGCGATCAACGGCAGCCCCCGCAAGAATGGAAACACCGCCACCATGCTTCAGGAAATCCTCGCAGGCGCGGCGGAAAAGGGCGCCGAAACAAGATTCATTCATTTGAACGATCTGAACATGAAGGGCTGCCAGGGATGTCTCGTGTGCCGGGAGAACCTCGGCACGTGCGCATACCAGGATGATTTTCAGGATATCCTCGAAGAGATGAAAAAGGCCGATGCCATCGCTCTCGGAACCCCCATCTATGCATTCAACGTCACCGGACAATTCAAATGCTTGCTCGACCGCTGTTTCTGCTTCACGGAAGCCGACGAGGAAACCGGCTACCGCAGCGTGCTGCCCCAGGGAAAGAAAATCGCGCTCGTCACTTCTCAGGGAAATGAAGACGCCGAAGCCTATCGCAACATCATCGACTACCTGCAACTCCTGTTCTCGTTCCTGAGCAGTTCCTCACCTCAATTGATCGTGCAGGCCGGAACTGAAGACAAGGACTCCGCTCGCAAAGATGTTTCCATCCTGAATCGGGCAAGGGAAATAGGCGGATCATTTTTCCCGAATGAGGGGATGTGA
- a CDS encoding L-aspartate oxidase, whose translation MKIETDFLVLGSGIAGLTYALKASRYGSVAVVTKKDRAESSTNYAQGGIAAVLSSTDSFESHISDTLESGDGLCHKDVVELVVESGPRLIEELVALGVTFTRSRKSDGEIYDLGREGGHSTNRVVHAQDLTGREVERALLHAASGNSKIRIFENHVAIDLLTNAKLERAQAQKNACFGAYVYDRRSGDVHIFSARVTMLATGGLGKVYLYTSNPDIATGDGVAMAFRAGAPVANMEFIQFHPTCLYHPEAKNFLISEAVRGEGGQLVDARGQAFMHKYDVRGSLATRDIVARAIDNEMKKTGARCVFLDITNLPAKKIMDRFPNIYEKCLEFGADITKEPIPVVPAAHYACGGVPTTKDGETGIKMLLACGEVACTGLHGANRLASNSLLEALVFADRAAALSKGLLEEARTIRRPELPPWRAGHAVNPDETVVISHNWDEVRRCMWDYVGIVRTDKRLSRALRRIKNLQEEINEYYWDFLVSADLLELRNIAIVAELIIRSALSRKESRGLHYTLDYPARDDASWLKDTVIEEPEKASQRV comes from the coding sequence ATGAAGATTGAAACAGATTTCCTTGTGCTGGGCAGCGGCATAGCCGGGCTCACGTATGCGCTGAAGGCGAGCAGGTATGGCAGTGTGGCGGTTGTCACCAAGAAAGACCGGGCTGAATCGAGCACAAATTACGCGCAGGGCGGCATCGCCGCGGTCCTGAGCTCGACCGATAGTTTCGAGTCTCACATTTCGGATACGCTCGAATCAGGTGACGGGCTCTGCCACAAGGACGTGGTCGAACTGGTGGTCGAGAGCGGGCCGCGCCTGATCGAGGAACTGGTGGCGCTGGGTGTGACTTTTACGCGGTCGCGAAAGAGCGACGGCGAGATATATGATCTCGGCCGCGAGGGCGGACACTCAACGAATCGGGTGGTTCATGCGCAGGACCTGACCGGACGCGAGGTCGAGCGCGCGCTGCTTCATGCGGCGTCCGGTAATTCAAAGATCCGAATATTCGAGAACCATGTCGCAATCGACCTGCTGACGAATGCAAAGCTTGAGCGTGCGCAGGCTCAAAAGAACGCATGTTTCGGGGCATACGTATACGACCGTCGCAGCGGGGACGTTCACATCTTTTCAGCGCGCGTGACGATGCTTGCCACCGGTGGGCTCGGCAAGGTATATCTCTACACCTCAAATCCGGATATCGCCACCGGCGACGGCGTCGCCATGGCATTTCGTGCGGGCGCGCCTGTCGCCAACATGGAATTCATTCAGTTCCACCCCACCTGTCTCTATCATCCCGAGGCGAAGAATTTTTTGATCTCGGAGGCCGTACGGGGCGAGGGCGGCCAACTGGTGGATGCGCGGGGCCAGGCCTTCATGCACAAGTATGATGTCCGCGGTTCGCTTGCCACGCGGGACATTGTTGCGCGCGCAATCGACAACGAGATGAAGAAGACCGGCGCACGCTGCGTGTTTTTAGATATCACGAATTTGCCGGCCAAGAAAATCATGGATCGTTTCCCCAACATTTATGAGAAATGCCTTGAATTTGGCGCCGACATCACAAAGGAGCCGATTCCTGTCGTGCCTGCCGCTCATTATGCGTGCGGAGGCGTGCCGACAACCAAGGATGGCGAGACCGGCATCAAGATGCTTCTGGCATGCGGCGAGGTAGCCTGTACCGGGCTTCACGGAGCAAACCGGCTTGCGTCGAATTCACTGCTCGAGGCGCTGGTATTCGCCGATCGGGCGGCCGCCCTCTCGAAGGGTCTGCTGGAAGAGGCGCGCACGATACGACGTCCCGAGTTGCCGCCGTGGCGTGCGGGTCATGCGGTCAACCCGGATGAGACCGTGGTTATTTCGCACAACTGGGATGAGGTGCGCCGCTGCATGTGGGACTATGTCGGAATTGTCCGAACGGACAAGCGTTTGTCGCGCGCGCTCAGGCGGATCAAGAACCTGCAGGAGGAGATCAACGAGTATTACTGGGATTTCCTGGTATCGGCCGATCTGCTCGAACTGCGAAATATCGCCATTGTCGCCGAATTGATCATCCGGTCGGCTCTCAGCCGGAAGGAGAGTCGCGGATTGCATTATACGCTCGATTATCCGGCGCGGGACGATGCGAGCTGGCTAAAAGATACGGTTATCGAAGAGCCGGAGAAGGCTTCGCAACGGGTGTAG